The genomic stretch GCAGTAACTTGTATGTCAGCACTAAGAATGGGCCTTGTAGCAGGTATATTAATGCCATAACAAAAAATTGGCGCATGGTATTTAAGGCGGTGCTGTCGAGGGTCGCTTTTGCTATTCCCATGCTGCTTAACGGTTCCACATCTCTGGCAACCATGCCCTTTAATACCGCCCGAGCGGTGACCTTTTGCTCTGATTTTAGCAATTGGCTAATGTGCTTGGCGCGTCCTTCATGACGGCTATCAAGGCATAAGAACAGCACTAGACCGCCTAACCAGTCGGGGTAAAAGGCTAAGCTAATAATGGCATATGTGAGCACCACAATGGTGGTGATTGGCAGGACAAATCCGAGAGTGCCCGAAAGGGTCTGATAGCTGGCACCGGCTTTAGCACGATAGACGCGTTGAGCAATGGCTTTGAATATGAGCGTTAAGATGAGGTTGGGGTGGTAAAGCGTAGAGAGCTTCACCAGCATACTGGCCATCACGGCCAGTAAAAAGATGATTAGGCCCTGGTGGGCCCAAAACAACTCTTGCAGCACTAAAGCGTAACCTTATCCAGCTTTGCCAGTAATGCCATCACCATCTTCGAAGAGTTTACCGAAGCCACTTCAAGGTATTCTTCAAAAGAGTGTGGTGACTCTTTGCCGGCAATGTCAGAGAGCGAGCGGATCACTACAAACGGCGTATTCAATGAGTGACAAGCCTGAGCGATGGCGGCACCTTCCATTTCCACTGCTAGCATGGTTGGGAAGTCAGCACGGGCTTTGTCGATACGCACGGGATCGCACATAAAGGTGTCGCCAGTACACACTAAGCCAACCATGGTTTGAATGCCTTCAAGGGCATCAACACTTTGTTTTGCGGCTTCAACTAACTTGTCGTGGGAAGTAAA from Pseudoalteromonas sp. UG3-2 encodes the following:
- a CDS encoding cobalamin biosynthesis protein encodes the protein MLQELFWAHQGLIIFLLAVMASMLVKLSTLYHPNLILTLIFKAIAQRVYRAKAGASYQTLSGTLGFVLPITTIVVLTYAIISLAFYPDWLGGLVLFLCLDSRHEGRAKHISQLLKSEQKVTARAVLKGMVARDVEPLSSMGIAKATLDSTALNTMRQFFVMALIYLLQGPFLVLTYKLLLLCDHAWRQVLTPDARFIKPLQRLIWLLEFIPMRMLVCLFMLLLSPKQTWHYIKHYGRHVAQTNSGWTLSFFAANLSTQLAGPRFYHGTRFNAMRIGAKSQPQAEHIVQMLTLIQQMRWLFIATTTLLWVSTNFLFAMF
- the mtnN gene encoding 5'-methylthioadenosine/S-adenosylhomocysteine nucleosidase, yielding MKVGIIGAMEQEVTILRNTMENPQTTSKGGFTFYSGKLAGHDVTLVQSGIGKVAATVATTLLIDNFAPDCVINTGSAGGFEPSLNVGDVVISSEVRHHDVDVTAFGYEIGQVPQMPAAFTSHDKLVEAAKQSVDALEGIQTMVGLVCTGDTFMCDPVRIDKARADFPTMLAVEMEGAAIAQACHSLNTPFVVIRSLSDIAGKESPHSFEEYLEVASVNSSKMVMALLAKLDKVTL